The Salvia miltiorrhiza cultivar Shanhuang (shh) chromosome 1, IMPLAD_Smil_shh, whole genome shotgun sequence genome has a window encoding:
- the LOC131005501 gene encoding uncharacterized protein LOC131005501: protein MLSPEDAAWVDSCLRKDLDMLEDGWNSLKDTLFVALNAQHDPSPYEREDSPERANMDVVSDEDPGAVIDNLEEETVNGIAVAAGGVGADSGLQIQSPRYDFDKTLLPSRYDFDKTLLPRLSKLMQIHYSRGRNDIHNSEITPLSIADTSDRAEPSSDGVSNHEDVDADPFWSKHKMEDIFLPTYDEKLKDLRLSDPEVDFVFQESKSEQSTDDIFKIWDLDGTPEENDLVNQLNRALAGNPAPPFLDDSGAGSVDDLVSGIADLSLSQTWTKTN from the coding sequence ATGCTTTCGCCAGAAGATGCTGCCTGGGTGGACTCTTGCTTGAGAAAAGACCTCGACATGCTTGAAGATGGTTGGAATTCTCTTAAAGATACATTGTTTGTAGCTCTTAACGCACAACATGATCCTTCTCCGTATGAGAGAGAAGATTCTCCTGAAAGAGCCAATATGGATGTTGTTTCTGATGAGGACCCAGGTGCTGTTATAGATAACCTAGAGGAGGAAACTGTCAACGGTATTGCAGTTGCAGCCGGTGGTGTGGGTGCTGACAGCGGTCTCCAAATCCAGTCTCCTCGTTACGACTTTGACAAGACTTTACTACCAAGTCGTTACGACTTTGACAAGACTTTACTACCAAGGCTGTCCAAACTGATGCAGATTCATTACAGTCGAGGTAGAAATGATATTCACAATTCAGAGATAACTCCTCTTAGTATTGCAGACACTAGTGATCGAGCAGAACCAAGCAGTGATGGAGTTTCGAACCATGAGGATGTTGATGCCGATCCTTTTTGGTCAAAGCATAAGATGGAAGACATTTTTCTTCCCACATACGACGAGAAATTGAAAGATCTCCGACTGTCTGATCCGGAGGTGGATTTTGTTTTCCAAGAATCCAAATCGGAGCAATCCACTGACGACATTTTCAAGATATGGGATTTGGATGGCACACCCGAAGAGAATGATCTTGTAAATCAGCTGAATAGAGCCCTTGCTGGAAATCCAGCGCCTCCGTTTCTTGATGATTCCGGAGCGGGGTCAGTCGACGACCTCGTTTCTGGAATCGCAGACCTCTCGTTGAGTCAAACTTGGACCAAGACGAATTGA
- the LOC131005499 gene encoding 60S ribosomal protein L7a-2-like has product MPPKKGAKLPAAAKKKAEKVVNPLFEKRPKQFGIGGALPPKKDLHRFVRWPQVVRIQRKKMILKQRLKVPPPIHQFSKTLDKNLATSLFRMLLKYRPEDRAQKKDRLLKRAQAEAEGKTPETKKPIVVKYGLNHVTYLIEQNKAQLVVIAHDVDPIELVVWLPALCRKMEIPYCIVKGKARLGSIVHKKTASVLCLTSVKNEDKMEFSKILEAIKANFNDKYDETRKKWGGGVMGSKSQAKTKAKERVLAKEAAQRMI; this is encoded by the exons atg CCTCCAAAAAAGGGTGCGAAGCTTCCGGCCGCCGCCAAGAAGAAGGCGGAGAAAGTTGTTAACCCCCTCTTCGAGAAGAGGCCGAAGCAATTCGGGATCGGCGGCGCCCTCCCGCCCAAGAAGGATCTTCACAGGTTCGTAAGATGGCCGCAAGTTGTGCGGATTCAGCGGAAGAAGATGATCTTGAAGCAGCGGTTGAAGGTGCCGCCCCCGATTCACCAGTTCTCGAAAACACTGGACAAGAACTTGG CAACAAGCCTATTCAGAATGTTGCTCAAGTATAGACCTGAGGATAGAGCTCAAAAGAAAGATCGACTCTTGAAAAGAGCTCAAGCTGAAGCAGAGGGCAAAACGCCTGAGACCAAGAAACCCATTGTGGTGAAGTATGGTCTCAACCATGTGACATATCTGATTGAGCAG AACAAAGCACAATTGGTCGTCATCGCCCATGATGTCGATCCTATTGAGTTGGTTGTGTGGCTACCTGCTTTGTGCAGGAAGATGGAGATCCCATACTGCATTGTCAAGGGCAAAGCTAGATTGGGAAGC ATTGTCCACAAGAAAACTGCCTCTGTTCTATGCTTGACCTCAGTAAAGAATGAGGACAAGATGGAATTCTCCAAAATCCTGGAGGCTATCAAG GCCAATTTCAATGACAAGTACGACGAGACCAGGAAGAAATGGGGAGGCGGTGTCATGGGATCGAAGTCACAGGCCAAGACCAAGGCTAAGGAGAGGGTCCTTGCCAAAGAGGCTGCGCAGAGGATGATCTAA